In a genomic window of Aquabacterium sp. NJ1:
- the traC gene encoding type IV secretion system protein TraC, which translates to MLSAINEWIAKVTKGGEEPEPTSKPSQYEIPGEIDPSDPSVRFGNWLPYRVFMKNEQVFKNIDSIGWCMELLPQTGADMDMANSLKGLFSALPTDACIQIGMFAHPHIKDKLIQYATMRSEDEDIADRNLSAGRPTRNQNLGRVLARRRVQHLMKGATGSITRGAPLMIRNFRLVLSLTLPGSTTDTRNLQDLLNLRDQISATLTAAGFAHKVWDAADLINWCADLVNPGRLLGERVFATYDDMRQINEQIVFPDTYTNWHDPTQIQFRQLGNDANHLSIRTMSANKYPETIGLWEMGAVVGDMFETSLQVPCPFLVVMGCHVPDQAAEKSAAVTNAAKADADSKTDFAKLSPSMSDKAKEWQHTLRAVTRGGKLLNAYHQVVLFAKPEQLTRATNAVREVWRKRNFEIMVDGFMQRQAFLSCMPMRLTGGFAMEMKALSRMWPKTSGNATHLAPVLAEGKGSETPVMIGVGRRGQLVTFDFWDNRIGGKNISVVGSTGSGKSTLLQEIASSYWSIGTRVRVFEKGRSFERIAKRANGQFIRFNSASKVCINPFSMVTKPVMVDGELCGGINDDVAMLQPVLAKMASPTHPLDPVVYATLATVIKEEYEKNPKMTVTDVYLRYKKGALYEGEPVQQRFFDMAYMLAPFTKGGPYEQFFEGESTLNMNSRFVCFELEDLSNNQHLKGVIEMILLYQITQEMLMERTSRKMFIMDEAKDALAGNGPNDQAMSEFIEKLYLRVRKYHGSAVTATQSIDHYYASVAGESVFNQSDFIFLGRQSKQSIAAAAKSEKFVMDEGLKRLLGSLAGEENVYKEWYVQSPIYTGVFRLFIDPATGLLLSNRAEDNVPLDTRIEAGMDVDAAIEDVLRERGLA; encoded by the coding sequence ATGCTCAGCGCCATCAACGAGTGGATCGCAAAGGTCACCAAGGGCGGGGAAGAGCCAGAACCGACATCGAAACCCTCCCAGTACGAAATACCGGGCGAAATTGACCCGAGTGATCCTTCGGTGCGATTCGGCAATTGGTTGCCGTATCGGGTGTTCATGAAGAACGAGCAGGTCTTCAAGAACATTGATTCAATCGGATGGTGCATGGAGCTTCTGCCCCAAACAGGGGCAGATATGGACATGGCAAACAGCCTCAAAGGGTTGTTCTCGGCATTGCCGACAGATGCCTGCATCCAGATCGGCATGTTCGCGCATCCCCACATCAAGGACAAGCTGATCCAGTACGCGACGATGAGATCGGAAGATGAGGACATCGCTGATCGCAATCTGAGCGCAGGTCGTCCGACACGAAACCAGAACCTGGGTCGCGTGCTTGCACGCCGCCGCGTACAGCACCTCATGAAGGGCGCCACAGGCTCAATTACCCGTGGTGCCCCCTTGATGATCCGCAACTTCAGGCTGGTCCTGTCGCTGACACTGCCTGGCAGTACCACTGACACGCGCAACCTGCAGGATTTGCTCAATTTGCGCGACCAGATCAGCGCCACACTTACCGCAGCAGGCTTTGCTCACAAGGTGTGGGATGCCGCGGATCTCATCAACTGGTGCGCTGACCTGGTTAACCCTGGTCGCCTGCTGGGTGAACGCGTGTTCGCGACATACGACGACATGCGGCAGATCAACGAGCAGATCGTGTTCCCTGACACGTACACCAATTGGCATGATCCCACGCAGATCCAGTTCCGACAGCTGGGCAACGACGCCAACCATCTGAGCATCAGAACGATGTCGGCCAACAAGTACCCAGAGACCATTGGGCTCTGGGAAATGGGGGCTGTGGTCGGAGACATGTTCGAGACGTCTCTTCAGGTGCCTTGCCCGTTCTTGGTGGTCATGGGCTGTCACGTCCCTGATCAGGCAGCTGAGAAGTCCGCTGCAGTGACGAACGCGGCCAAGGCGGATGCCGACTCAAAGACTGACTTCGCCAAGTTGTCGCCTTCGATGAGCGACAAGGCCAAAGAGTGGCAGCACACATTGCGTGCGGTGACTCGTGGCGGAAAGCTTCTCAATGCGTATCACCAGGTTGTACTGTTCGCTAAGCCTGAGCAACTGACACGGGCCACCAATGCCGTGCGCGAGGTCTGGAGAAAGCGCAACTTCGAGATCATGGTTGACGGCTTCATGCAGCGCCAGGCCTTCCTCTCCTGCATGCCAATGCGCCTGACAGGCGGATTCGCAATGGAGATGAAGGCGTTGTCGCGTATGTGGCCTAAGACTTCTGGCAACGCTACACACCTCGCACCAGTCCTGGCTGAAGGGAAGGGCAGTGAAACCCCGGTGATGATTGGCGTAGGTCGACGCGGGCAGCTGGTCACCTTCGACTTTTGGGATAACCGCATCGGCGGGAAAAACATCTCGGTTGTCGGTTCTACTGGCTCAGGGAAATCCACGCTCCTTCAGGAAATTGCCTCTTCCTACTGGTCAATTGGCACCCGAGTGCGTGTCTTTGAAAAGGGGCGAAGCTTTGAGCGGATCGCGAAGCGGGCAAATGGGCAGTTCATACGCTTCAACAGCGCGTCGAAGGTCTGTATCAACCCCTTTTCCATGGTCACCAAGCCAGTGATGGTCGACGGCGAACTGTGCGGCGGCATCAACGACGACGTGGCTATGCTCCAGCCAGTGCTGGCCAAGATGGCTTCCCCTACGCACCCGCTGGACCCAGTGGTCTACGCCACACTCGCGACCGTCATCAAGGAAGAGTACGAGAAGAATCCGAAGATGACCGTGACGGATGTCTACCTCCGCTACAAGAAGGGTGCGTTATACGAGGGTGAGCCGGTTCAGCAGCGGTTCTTTGATATGGCCTACATGCTCGCACCGTTTACCAAGGGCGGGCCGTACGAACAGTTCTTTGAGGGTGAATCCACTCTCAACATGAACAGTCGTTTCGTTTGCTTTGAGCTGGAAGACCTGTCAAACAATCAGCACCTCAAGGGCGTGATTGAAATGATCTTGCTCTACCAGATCACGCAAGAGATGCTGATGGAGCGTACCTCGCGCAAGATGTTCATCATGGACGAAGCCAAGGATGCCCTCGCAGGCAACGGGCCTAACGACCAGGCGATGAGCGAGTTCATTGAAAAGCTCTATTTGCGGGTTCGTAAGTACCACGGCTCAGCAGTCACAGCGACGCAAAGCATCGACCACTACTACGCATCAGTCGCAGGCGAGTCAGTTTTCAACCAGTCCGACTTCATCTTCCTGGGGCGCCAGTCCAAGCAATCGATTGCAGCAGCCGCCAAGAGCGAAAAGTTCGTAATGGACGAAGGATTAAAACGACTTTTGGGGTCGCTTGCTGGGGAGGAAAACGTATACAAAGAGTGGTACGTCCAATCACCAATTTACACAGGCGTTTTCAGGCTATTCATCGATCCGGCAACTGGTCTGCTTCTCTCGAACCGTGCGGAGGACAACGTGCCTCTCGACACGCGAATTGAAGCTGGCATGGATGTTGACGCAGCCATTGAAGACGTATTGAGGGAACGCGGGCTCGCATGA
- a CDS encoding TraV family lipoprotein, which produces MKTNYRAGTAALLIAAGLTGCAGGLSGLNADNGFRCKAPDGVMCTSMAGISANLRANNLPGQHTKTRSEDDGKKSSGESQQYGTAKIGVPGSRGYALAPGAIRSEPETIRIWAAWWEDDEGDLNEESKVYLVVNPGRWLIEHNARQVEDEYGPARISSATPGGANRDTPIKPPGTSVNTQAGAGAAGQLKKAPQAIGAGAVGAAGAQALPQTLQNLAETMKMVQGQQGGN; this is translated from the coding sequence ATGAAAACGAACTACCGCGCCGGGACTGCCGCGCTCCTGATTGCAGCGGGCCTGACTGGTTGTGCTGGGGGCCTCAGCGGACTCAATGCTGACAATGGGTTTCGATGCAAGGCGCCGGACGGCGTGATGTGTACTTCTATGGCGGGAATCTCGGCCAACCTGAGAGCGAACAACCTGCCAGGTCAGCACACCAAGACCCGCTCAGAAGACGATGGCAAGAAATCCTCTGGAGAGTCGCAGCAGTACGGGACGGCCAAGATTGGCGTCCCCGGTAGCCGGGGTTACGCCTTGGCTCCCGGTGCGATTCGATCTGAACCGGAGACCATCCGCATTTGGGCTGCGTGGTGGGAGGACGACGAGGGCGATCTGAACGAGGAGAGCAAGGTCTACCTCGTTGTGAATCCAGGGCGCTGGCTGATCGAGCATAACGCTCGACAAGTCGAAGATGAATATGGGCCTGCACGAATCTCGTCTGCAACGCCAGGTGGCGCGAATCGAGACACGCCGATTAAGCCTCCAGGTACAAGCGTCAACACGCAGGCTGGTGCTGGTGCCGCAGGACAGCTGAAAAAGGCCCCTCAAGCCATCGGCGCTGGTGCAGTAGGCGCAGCTGGTGCTCAGGCTCTGCCTCAGACCCTGCAAAACCTCGCGGAGACCATGAAGATGGTTCAAGGTCAGCAAGGGGGTAACTGA
- a CDS encoding DsbC family protein, with product MIRKFATKLALVLTATLAANAAFAEAKQSPAAMALQRKLTAEYPNTKFTSVVEAPVSGLFEVTMGTNVVYMDDSGRYWFFGNVFDTRERKDLTAQRKDEVGASAQEDGGRVDLSKLNKALAIKTVRGSGQRVMYVFSDPNCGYCKQFERSTEALTDVTIYTFVVPFLGDDSYLKTAAIWCSKDKLDAYKKWMLVGVAPEQRSGCTAPTGELARMATAVGIQATPTIISGDGRVQAGAMGLQALNAWLNNSRQNVSLR from the coding sequence ATGATCAGGAAATTCGCAACCAAGCTTGCCTTGGTACTGACTGCCACGCTTGCAGCAAATGCCGCCTTCGCAGAAGCGAAGCAATCGCCCGCAGCCATGGCGCTTCAGAGAAAGCTCACGGCAGAGTACCCGAACACAAAGTTCACGTCCGTGGTCGAGGCCCCTGTGAGCGGCCTGTTTGAGGTCACCATGGGCACCAACGTCGTCTACATGGACGATAGCGGTCGGTACTGGTTCTTCGGCAACGTGTTTGACACGCGAGAACGAAAGGATCTGACTGCCCAACGCAAAGACGAGGTGGGTGCCTCCGCGCAAGAGGACGGCGGACGTGTTGACTTGTCCAAGCTCAACAAGGCGCTGGCAATCAAAACCGTGCGAGGCAGCGGTCAGCGCGTGATGTACGTGTTCTCTGATCCCAACTGCGGCTACTGCAAGCAATTTGAGCGTAGCACCGAGGCGCTCACTGACGTGACGATCTACACGTTCGTTGTTCCATTCCTGGGCGACGACTCGTATTTGAAGACCGCCGCCATCTGGTGCAGCAAAGACAAGCTGGATGCTTACAAGAAGTGGATGCTGGTTGGCGTGGCGCCTGAGCAGCGTTCAGGGTGTACAGCTCCAACGGGCGAGTTGGCACGCATGGCCACGGCTGTCGGGATCCAGGCAACGCCCACGATCATCTCAGGCGATGGCCGTGTGCAAGCGGGGGCTATGGGTTTGCAAGCCTTGAACGCGTGGCTCAACAACAGCCGACAAAACGTGTCGCTGCGCTGA
- a CDS encoding TraB/VirB10 family protein: MAKFAIPVYSTLPTRTKQKVNMAMGGFAVLGLLITAMAMVGGTEPERKVVVPEEKKLTELPGDAVTDQELWMGGSGRKVNALEKRMDEYATAQKDSADALEHKLELMFKERFGDAANPKTVPGGEQGKETPAAAKDKAEEEGPLNVRPVVAEGATKTAPGLKGQPKSDIPAPGSLKGYPNGAPNDGSTASGDDGRQETVKEVREPSIIRVSVTSKEAIAQGGTSGKQEKATGSTYLPVGHVRAVLLGGLDAPTGGQSNSPSASVPTLLEIVDFAELPNGFRQNVKRCFVVAGGWGDVSSERAYLRTSSINCINRFGQAIEAPLYGHVFGDDGKNGVRGRLVSKQGQLLANALLSGVASGIGQAFAQQSVTVSTSPLGSTATPGTTPKDVMNSALGMGAGRAMDRLANYYITLAEKTFPVIEIDAGRFVDIAIMQGTNLEATLDLGNGDPSVSQSIGRYVARDARKAYVDLQANGAE; encoded by the coding sequence ATGGCTAAGTTCGCAATCCCAGTCTATTCGACACTGCCTACGCGCACCAAGCAAAAGGTCAACATGGCCATGGGCGGCTTTGCCGTATTGGGCCTGCTTATCACGGCGATGGCGATGGTGGGCGGCACAGAGCCCGAGCGCAAGGTTGTCGTTCCAGAGGAGAAAAAGCTAACCGAATTGCCTGGTGATGCGGTTACTGATCAAGAACTCTGGATGGGGGGATCTGGTCGCAAGGTCAATGCGCTTGAAAAGCGCATGGACGAGTATGCAACAGCGCAAAAGGACAGCGCTGATGCTCTGGAGCACAAGCTCGAACTCATGTTCAAAGAGCGTTTTGGGGATGCAGCGAACCCGAAGACTGTGCCAGGTGGAGAGCAAGGCAAGGAAACTCCAGCAGCAGCAAAGGACAAGGCTGAGGAAGAAGGGCCGCTGAACGTACGCCCTGTTGTGGCTGAAGGAGCAACCAAGACTGCACCAGGCCTGAAAGGACAGCCGAAATCCGACATCCCTGCTCCAGGGAGCTTGAAGGGCTATCCAAACGGCGCTCCGAACGACGGTTCAACCGCGTCGGGCGACGATGGGCGCCAGGAGACGGTCAAGGAAGTACGCGAGCCTTCAATCATTCGCGTTTCGGTGACAAGCAAAGAAGCCATTGCGCAGGGGGGTACGTCGGGCAAGCAGGAAAAGGCTACAGGCTCTACATACCTTCCTGTCGGGCACGTCCGGGCAGTTCTCTTGGGGGGGCTTGATGCGCCTACAGGTGGACAGAGCAACTCTCCTTCTGCATCGGTACCAACGCTCCTGGAGATCGTTGACTTTGCGGAGTTGCCGAATGGATTCCGACAGAACGTGAAGCGTTGCTTTGTGGTCGCTGGTGGGTGGGGGGATGTCTCTTCTGAGCGGGCCTACCTGCGTACGTCATCCATCAACTGCATCAACAGGTTCGGCCAAGCAATCGAGGCACCACTGTACGGGCATGTCTTCGGCGACGACGGCAAGAACGGGGTTCGCGGTCGGCTGGTGTCCAAGCAAGGGCAGCTGCTGGCCAACGCTCTGCTGTCTGGTGTTGCCTCTGGCATTGGCCAAGCGTTTGCACAGCAGTCTGTCACCGTTTCGACCAGCCCGCTGGGTTCAACGGCAACGCCTGGTACCACACCCAAGGATGTCATGAACTCAGCGCTGGGAATGGGTGCTGGCCGAGCTATGGATCGACTGGCGAACTACTACATCACGCTGGCTGAAAAGACCTTCCCTGTGATCGAAATCGACGCAGGTCGATTTGTGGACATCGCAATCATGCAGGGCACGAACTTGGAAGCTACGCTTGACCTTGGTAACGGCGACCCAAGCGTCTCGCAAAGCATTGGGCGATACGTGGCCCGAGACGCCCGCAAGGCCTATGTGGACTTGCAGGCGAACGGCGCCGAGTAA
- a CDS encoding type-F conjugative transfer system secretin TraK produces the protein MTHTTQKTRLAFKAWAVAFAVFGTIGASQAAQFVPARDGDSTMVKISIKDDTRIKVEGSKILDVVGDFFDKEKNPQGRLTLDKDSEDGEIYVQPTSFGLEPTPGAKPGEKGTLRPVKITLKTTRGKYSLLLMPEDIPGDTIIVEPKGLAINFAKGSKASVQPAPATSVPDQIQTDKSSSHIRKLKAFVLAMVSRQQPANMEVVPAGEEVGLWKEAKFVLVEKWVGEEWVGDRFNLTNVSNAPLVMDEREFYRQGVIGVSIRVHDLQPGESTEVYVVRQRLQGE, from the coding sequence ATGACGCATACGACTCAAAAGACACGCCTTGCATTCAAGGCGTGGGCGGTAGCCTTCGCCGTTTTCGGCACCATAGGTGCTTCGCAAGCCGCGCAATTCGTCCCTGCGCGAGATGGCGATTCGACCATGGTCAAAATCTCCATCAAGGACGACACGCGGATCAAGGTGGAAGGCTCGAAAATCCTTGACGTGGTGGGCGACTTTTTCGACAAGGAAAAGAACCCGCAAGGTCGCCTGACTCTGGACAAGGATTCCGAGGACGGCGAAATCTACGTGCAGCCAACCTCATTCGGCTTGGAGCCCACGCCAGGCGCGAAACCAGGCGAAAAAGGCACGCTGCGCCCAGTCAAGATCACGCTGAAGACGACACGCGGTAAGTATTCGCTTCTGCTGATGCCGGAAGACATTCCTGGCGACACCATCATTGTTGAGCCCAAAGGCTTGGCTATCAACTTTGCGAAGGGGAGCAAGGCTTCGGTACAGCCAGCTCCAGCCACAAGCGTTCCAGATCAAATCCAGACGGATAAGTCTTCAAGCCACATCCGCAAGCTGAAGGCATTTGTGCTTGCGATGGTGTCGCGCCAGCAGCCAGCGAACATGGAAGTGGTGCCTGCCGGTGAAGAGGTCGGCCTCTGGAAAGAAGCCAAGTTCGTGCTGGTGGAGAAGTGGGTAGGAGAGGAATGGGTGGGGGACAGGTTCAACCTCACCAATGTCTCCAATGCTCCGCTGGTCATGGACGAACGCGAGTTCTATCGGCAGGGTGTGATTGGCGTGTCGATCCGCGTGCACGACCTGCAGCCGGGCGAATCGACGGAGGTATACGTCGTCCGCCAACGTCTTCAAGGGGAGTGA